A genomic region of Bombus pyrosoma isolate SC7728 linkage group LG6, ASM1482585v1, whole genome shotgun sequence contains the following coding sequences:
- the LOC122568768 gene encoding uncharacterized protein LOC122568768 has protein sequence MEAREKSTEWALLFPLKAGLFAMKSSLSSKSVHREKERIAKKNQLLKSRIRRGSSLSDLDKLQCKPVLPDVIRSTEKCSESLPHSPALSRANLQLGNLYVRDSIGDLMNMKRYGASTWSVRSESLIAKVVPLSTVTPRHSPPMEKSMEDLEDEIQDDFHVSDKPLTCAQRTQRLSKLIKKHRRIMVFSPRSLKRDLVS, from the coding sequence ATGGAGGCTCGTGAAAAATCCACCGAATGGGCTCTACTATTCCCTCTGAAAGCAGGCTTATTCGCGATGAAGTCCTCCTTGTCTTCAAAGAGCGTGCACCGCGAGAAAGAACGAATAGCCAAGAAGAATCAATTATTGAAGTCGAGAATTCGCCGTGGATCTTCTTTGTCGGACTTGGACAAGCTGCAGTGTAAACCAGTGCTACCAGACGTGATTAGATCGACGGAGAAATGTTCCGAGTCTCTGCCACATTCGCCAGCTTTGTCAAGAGCGAACCTCCAACTGGGAAATTTGTACGTGAGGGACAGCATAGGCGATCTGATGAACATGAAAAGGTATGGCGCGTCCACGTGGAGCGTTAGAAGCGAAAGTTTGATCGCAAAAGTGGTGCCGTTGAGTACGGTGACCCCGAGGCACAGTCCGCCGATGGAAAAGAGCATGGAGGACCTCGAGGACGAAATACAGGACGACTTTCATGTATCCGACAAGCCTCTAACTTGTGCTCAAAGAACGCAGAGGCTCAGCAAACTCATCAAGAAACACAGACGCATCATGGTCTTCAGTCCTAGAAGCCTGAAGCGAGATCTCGTAAGTTAA